The following are from one region of the Osmerus mordax isolate fOsmMor3 chromosome 1, fOsmMor3.pri, whole genome shotgun sequence genome:
- the LOC136942865 gene encoding zinc finger protein 391-like, translated as MSKLDLFRNFITQRLTTATLEIFRAAEKSFAEFEGEISRSKEESARLQRLLDNVTSTQPDIKLHRTDVQQLSLPEPPQIKEEQELWTSQEEEQLQGLQSETTHSMFTSTSVKHDWNHEDFSECSYLVQTVKVENSEGDSLSTNTTEEQINAESCVQDYAAPEPGSDSQNNEALPRENMRHTEKTIHQCQQCNKIFGRKGALVFHMRTHTGEKPHQCQECNKRFRIKSDLVMHIRTHTGEKPYQCQQCYKRCSKKSDLVVHIRTHTGEKPYRCQECSKQFARSDTLVEHMRTHTGEKPYQCQQCNRSFRRPSILIEHMRKHTGEKPYQCQHCNKLFSKKSDLVVHMRTHTGEKPYQCQECNKPFARSGTLAEHMRTHTGEKPHQCQQCDRSFCRPSLLVEHIRTHTGEKPFQCQECNKLFSQSSSLHTHMRTHRRGTVSVSTM; from the exons ATGTCAAAACTAGATTTGTTCAGGAATTTTATCACTCAGCGATTAACAACGGCCACTTTGGAGATATTTAGGGCAGCTGAAAAGTCGTTTGCCGAGTTCGAAGGGGAGATTTCCCGTTCGAAAGAGGAGAGCGCGCGACTCCAACGGCTGTTGGACAATGTTACTAGTACTCAACCTGATATCAAGCTTCATCGAACAG AtgtgcagcagctctctctcccggagcccccacagattaaagaggaacaggagctgtggaccagtcaggaggaagagcagctccaaggactgcagtctgaaactACACACTCCATGTTCACTTCTACCAGTGTGAAACATGACTGGAATCATGAGGACTTTTCTGAATGTTCATATCTTGTCCAAACTGTTAAAGTGGAGAACAGTGAAGGAGACTCTCTATCCACCAACACAACTGAGGAGCAAATCAATGCAGAATCTTGTGTACAAGACTATGCAGCACCAGAACCAGGCAGTGACTCTCAAAACAATGAGGCTCTGCCAAGGGAAAATATGCGTCACACAGAGAAAACAATACATCAATGTCAACAGTGTAACAAAATTTTTGGTCGAAAAGGTGCTTTGGTTTTtcatatgaggacacacacaggagagaaacctcatcaatgtcaggaatgtaacaAAAGATTTCGTATTAAGTCAGATTTGGTTATGCacataaggacacacacaggagagaagccatatcagtgtcaacaatgttaCAAACGTTGTAGTAAGAAGTCAGATTTGGTTGTGCAcattaggacacacacaggagagaaaccttatcGGTGTCAGGAATGTAGCAAACAATTTGCTCGAAGTGATACGCTTGTtgaacacatgaggacacacacaggagagaaaccatatcagtgtcaacaatgtaacagatCCTTTCGGCGTCCGTCCATTTTGATTGAACATATGAGGAAACATACAGGGGAGAAACCATATCAGTGTCAACATTGTAACAAACTGTTTAGTAAGAAGTCAGATTTGGTTGtgcacatgaggacacacacaggagagaaaccttatcaatgtcaggaatgtaacaAACCATTTGCTCGAAGTGGTACTCTGGCtgaacacatgaggacacacacaggagagaaaccgcATCAATGTCAACAATGTGACAGATCGTTTTGCCGTCCCTCTCTTTTGGTTGAACacataaggacacacacaggagagaaaccatttcaatgtcaggaatgtaacaAACTCTTTTCACAAAGCAGTTCTTTGCATacacacatgaggacacacaggagaggaaccgtgtcagtgtcaacaatgtaa